The genomic region TCCACGGGGAACTTGCTCAGCGGCCGGGTACAGGAAGACGAGACGTACATCCAGGACAACTACAAAGGCAACTGCGATGCGGAAAACAACTTGGGAATTAGGGGAAAGCGGCATCGGAGCCCGGCATACAAGACCTACAGGGTGACGGGCCATCGTCATGAGAGAGGGAAAGCGACCCATACGAGGGGCTTGAGCAACCAGAAGGTCTGCGTGCCGTGCGCCATCGACGAGCAGGGGAAGACCCTGGCGAAGGCTGCCGGCAGGGGGATGGTGCAACCCCGCTACCTTTCCTTTGTCCTGGCCTCGCACCTGGGCGATGACGTGGTGATGGTGACCGACAAGAGCCGGGCAAGCCGGGAATTCTGCGCCTCGGATGGCCTGCCGGTGGTACAGCTGAAGGCGGGCATACAGGGATGCCCGGTACGAGGGCGATACAACTTGCAGAAGGTCAACAGCCTGCATAGCCGTCTTCGGGGGTTGCTGGCTGGATTCAGGGGTGTTTCCACGAAATATCTTGACAACTATCTTGCCTGGAATGGCTTCGAGGTCGAGAACCCCGGATTGAATCGTCTGGACCTGAAAACCGTATTGCTGGACAAGATGCGGACAATCGGAACATGTTCAACCTATTGGGGGATATTTCACAAGCCTCCCTTGCCTTTTCCCACTGTTGGCTAGCCCTGCAATACACTCGGAAAACAGAGCCAAAGATATTGATGATAGAGTCAAGGATACTTTGTTCAAAGGCGGCAGCTAGACAGTTGTCGCCTTTTTATCAATGGACTGTGATGATTCCCCTTCTTTCCAATCCGTCTATCCTGATATCAAAAGATTGAGTGTTCCGATAATGGATGAAATGGGAACTTTCTTCAACCTTTTCCAATTTGCTGAATCCATCCAGGTTGAGTTTCCCTTGGTTGAAGGAAGGATTGACTGTCATATAACAGTTTCCTAATAATGTCAGGTTCTGAAAGAAATGTGTACCTTGGCTGGGCTCTACCTGAAAATCAGGGAATCCTGTTTCTACAATGACTCGTGCGTGTGAAATCTGTGCCCATACGACAGGTATACCGAGCCAAGGATCACAGGAACCTAGTCTTCCTGCCACAATCAATAGAAAATCCTGTCCGGTAGACTCGGCCTCGGTATTGAATTTTTCTATTTCTGTTGCCATGCCGGCCATTTCCTTTGGATTGAACTGATCGTATTTGATGACGATGGCATCCTTGATTTCTGAAATCTTCCCATTTCCCATGACCATTTCAGAATAAACCAATGCATCTGTCTGTTCTGATTCATCGATTCTTACATCACTTTCTTCCATACCTTCTGCAATAGGTCTTATCTGGAGTAGGCTGAATTCTGGTTTTTTGGGAAGTTTTCTATTTAGGTTTACGGCAAATTCAATTTCGATGGGAGTATTCATGGCTTTTTGCCCAAGCTCAAGGATATCTCTGACAATTGCTGCAAGAGGAAACATATCATATTTGAGTATGCCGTTGAAAGTAAGGATTTTTTCCCCTTTTGCATTGCAATCTTCATTCAGCAGGCCTGTTGAAAGATCGATTGTAGAAGCGCAGCCTTTCAGTACATCAGGAAACTGTCCTGCTTCTGTTATGTCGAGTAATTTCAGATTGTCAACATCGTCAAACGGATGATATCCCTGATGCATGTGCAGTGCATAGAATGAAGTCTGGTTGCTTGCTCCGTTTCCGGTAAGATTCTGAATTGGTTTTTTGGGGTATCTAGGAGAAAAACGAAAAGCTTTGCCATTGTCAACAATTGTCTTTCCGAATCCAAAAGACAACATACCTATGCCGTCTCTGGGGTCTTCGCCTGGAAGGGGATAGTAGTTGAGGGAACGGGCTACGCCGCTGATGTTCGGATACCAGTAATCTCCATGCCGAGAACCGATGACTTGCTGTATGATGACTGCCATCTGTTCTTCTTCCAATATATGGTCAGTAGCTTTCATATATTCCTTTGCATGCCTGAAATAAGTTGAAGCCCATACAGTCTTGACTGCGGCTTCAAGTTCAAATAGCCTTTTGCCTTCGTTGCCGACATTTGGTATCATGCAGGTTTCATATACGCCGGCAAACGGTTGGAAATGGGAATCTTCAAGCAGGGATGAAGAGCGGATGGAAATCGGTTGAGAAATGACATTGATGACAGCCGTCAGGTCTGCCTTCAGGTCTTGTTCCAGTGGTTTTGAAAGGAACAAAGAGAGCAGTTTTTTATCATCCATATCCTGTAGCACCATTTCCTTAAGTCCGTTTTCTTCCATGAATTGGACAAAGCTGCCTGTCGAAATGACGACTGTGCGGGGTATGGAAAGATAGACTTCAGGATATTTGTCGATGATGCCGCTTGCTCTCAGTTCCATGTTGATGAAAGCCAAGCCACGGCCTTTGCCGCCCAAGGAACCATTTCCGATTCGGGAAAAGAACAGGGTCTCATCATAATTGTCCCGTGAGAACTGGGCCAATACCCCACGAGTCCTTTCTGTCCTGTATTCTTTGATTTTTGAAACAAGATCTTCCCGTGCTTTTTCAGGATCCATGTATGCTTCGATTTTCAACGGTTTCAGCTGTGCTGCCAGGACATAGAGGCTTTGGGCCCTGAGCCATCTGGAAAAATCATTCCTGTTGCTATGGTAGATATATGAGTTGATCGGTATTGCAGCAAGGGCATGCTGCAACTCTCTCATGGTCGTTGCGATTGCAATTGTCTTGCCGGTATCCGGATCCTTGAAATGGAATGGCCCGAACCCGTAGTGTGCTATGACGTAATCATGCAAATCAGACAATAACGTGCTTGACTTTTTCCATAAGAAACTTGCACCTTCATCCCGGCATGTCTGTGCACAGCCTTCATCCATGCTCTGGATCAGGACAGGAAGCGATGGATTATCTGCTTTGACCTTCCTACATAGTTCCAAACCGGCCAGTTTGTCTTCCTTTCCGTTTCTTTCATAGGACATGTCCGTGATGAGACCAAGGATATTGTTTCTGAAGGTCGCATACAGATCCCATGCCTTCTCAAAGTTTTTTGCCAATACAATTTTGGGCCGTCCTCTCATACGGAGGATTTTTCCCCAGCTGTTGAGCCCTTCGAGGATACTTGATCTGTTTTGCTGTATCAAGCACGTGTAGAGCAAAGGCAGGAAGGATGAATAAAACCGTACGGAATCCTCGACAAGTATGATTACCTGTATTTCCGCTTCATGCGTGTCATGTACCAGATTCATCTCATCTTCCATCAGTTTGACCATTGCCAGGAAGATGTTCGGGTCGCCTTGGTAGTAGAAGAAATTGTCGATTGAAGTTGACATGCTTCCTTTTATCTGCTTGTTTCTCCTGTGGACAGGAGAAGGAGACAGGACTACCACAGGCATGGTCGGGTACAATCTCTTTATTTCGTCTGCCAGCTGTTCGACATTCTCGCTGCCGAGGTCAAGCATTGATATGACGAGTTCAAATTTTCGATCTGACTTGAGGGCTGCCAAAGCTTCTTCCGGGGTATTGGCATGGGTAATTTTAGGCGGTGTGCTCAAACCTAACTGGGTATATTCCAGAAAAAGTTCTTCTTCAACCCTGCCATCTTCTTCAAGAAGGAACCTGTCATAATCACTGCAGATAAGCAGTACATTGTATATATGCCGGAGCATGAGATTGCTGAAAGGCAACCATGTCGGATCAAGTGTGTACATACCAGAATCATAACACTGTCATAGTGTGAATACAACTTTTTATTTCTTGGAGACAATGTAAGAATTGGGCTATGGAAGTGGATTAAGGGATTTTCATCATGTCAATTGGTTCTTTTCGTTACGTATAAAATTAATTGGTAAATATTGAAAAAATATTATTTTTTTTGATGATATACATTAATCTGTATAATAATTTTTATGTATATTGCAACTTGACTGAACGTGTAACTGGGTTTACCCTATTCTCGCTAACAAAGCGAAAGGAGACAGATTAACATGTATGATCTAGAGACGTTCATGACATGGCTGAAACAAAAG from Spirochaetia bacterium harbors:
- a CDS encoding IS1595 family transposase, with product MPRCPHCSGVHVRRNGFVRGRQRYLCGDCGRTFGATTGSVRYKSKHGKETWEAYLEAFALRLPLREAARKCGIALSTSFFWRHKILDALATGSTGNLLSGRVQEDETYIQDNYKGNCDAENNLGIRGKRHRSPAYKTYRVTGHRHERGKATHTRGLSNQKVCVPCAIDEQGKTLAKAAGRGMVQPRYLSFVLASHLGDDVVMVTDKSRASREFCASDGLPVVQLKAGIQGCPVRGRYNLQKVNSLHSRLRGLLAGFRGVSTKYLDNYLAWNGFEVENPGLNRLDLKTVLLDKMRTIGTCSTYWGIFHKPPLPFPTVG
- a CDS encoding pyruvate, phosphate dikinase, giving the protein MYTLDPTWLPFSNLMLRHIYNVLLICSDYDRFLLEEDGRVEEELFLEYTQLGLSTPPKITHANTPEEALAALKSDRKFELVISMLDLGSENVEQLADEIKRLYPTMPVVVLSPSPVHRRNKQIKGSMSTSIDNFFYYQGDPNIFLAMVKLMEDEMNLVHDTHEAEIQVIILVEDSVRFYSSFLPLLYTCLIQQNRSSILEGLNSWGKILRMRGRPKIVLAKNFEKAWDLYATFRNNILGLITDMSYERNGKEDKLAGLELCRKVKADNPSLPVLIQSMDEGCAQTCRDEGASFLWKKSSTLLSDLHDYVIAHYGFGPFHFKDPDTGKTIAIATTMRELQHALAAIPINSYIYHSNRNDFSRWLRAQSLYVLAAQLKPLKIEAYMDPEKAREDLVSKIKEYRTERTRGVLAQFSRDNYDETLFFSRIGNGSLGGKGRGLAFINMELRASGIIDKYPEVYLSIPRTVVISTGSFVQFMEENGLKEMVLQDMDDKKLLSLFLSKPLEQDLKADLTAVINVISQPISIRSSSLLEDSHFQPFAGVYETCMIPNVGNEGKRLFELEAAVKTVWASTYFRHAKEYMKATDHILEEEQMAVIIQQVIGSRHGDYWYPNISGVARSLNYYPLPGEDPRDGIGMLSFGFGKTIVDNGKAFRFSPRYPKKPIQNLTGNGASNQTSFYALHMHQGYHPFDDVDNLKLLDITEAGQFPDVLKGCASTIDLSTGLLNEDCNAKGEKILTFNGILKYDMFPLAAIVRDILELGQKAMNTPIEIEFAVNLNRKLPKKPEFSLLQIRPIAEGMEESDVRIDESEQTDALVYSEMVMGNGKISEIKDAIVIKYDQFNPKEMAGMATEIEKFNTEAESTGQDFLLIVAGRLGSCDPWLGIPVVWAQISHARVIVETGFPDFQVEPSQGTHFFQNLTLLGNCYMTVNPSFNQGKLNLDGFSKLEKVEESSHFIHYRNTQSFDIRIDGLERRGIITVH